The following DNA comes from Centropristis striata isolate RG_2023a ecotype Rhode Island chromosome 3, C.striata_1.0, whole genome shotgun sequence.
CTAGTTCATCTCTGACTGATGTGGTTTAATGCAGGATGCAAAGCTGTTGATGTGACAGTAACTGCAGCACACCAGCAGCTGTTTCACGATGTAATTTCAGACTTTTGCTTGTTTGATTTCTCAGCAGCGGCTCATCTTCTTTTGTTATGTTCTTTGGTGAGGTCGGGCTTGTTTCCAAACGCCTGAACATAAATCCAAGTAAAATGAGAATAggatataatatttattttaaattggttttattttgatctAAACACGGATTACAgttgtacatttaaaataagaattaacAATAATACATAAGTCTGTGACAAAAGTCTTTAATTTAGGATATTTTATACAGGCACAAATTAGGATTACTATATTAGGCAAAAGGGGGCGGAGAGTTAGGACCCCGTGAACACTCCGGTATTTTCGTCAAATATTAGCTGGTTACAAAACCTGCCTGGGACAGAGAGGATATATATGTGTGAGCAAATCACTCTGGAGAGAGTTTAGAGAAACAACGTGAAATAAACCATCATGGAGAGAACAGTCAGCCTTCCCCAGCAGCCCGACAAAACCACCACAGGTAGGAGAAACTTACCGAAAGACTGACTGTAAACCTCATGTCAGACCTTTCAGACCTGGTCTAAGGTTTCTCACACAGCACACGGTCTCTGTTAATATACTTGTACTGGTTTTAAGTTAAATATAGTAGATAGTAAATATAGTTAGCACAGCACACTTTAAACCGCTTTCATGAGGAGCAACTGAACTTTCCCAGCGGCTACAGTTTCATGTTATTAACCCTTGTTAGTCCTTCCGTAGACTATACACCAAGGTTAtagtagttttggatttttcattagttttagttttgatttcgttgtcatttttttattttttatttattagttttagtgttggttttagtttttttgtaatggggtatttgttgagtgccagattcaataaggtcacaataaatgtttcctttatttcctttgtctgatccatctcagccccaataagtttattaagtattaaaaccagatagatgaaatcgatttcatatcaaccaaaacgatttacgtatgaaaaaagttgatgaagacgaaaacgaaggacattttcactttaatcttaattagttttagttagttttgtaaccacaaaatacagtttcagttagttatcgtttttttctttttaaactctcgtttagTCTTCTGCATGTAAGGGCTCCGAATTGTATAATACAGTTTACCCGAGTTTCATGTTATTAAAGTATTACTACAGTCATTATGTTAAATAACTACATATGGAAGCATATTCCCTCCAGAagcattgaaataaaataaaaaatccataTGGTAAAtcgtaaaaaaaatcaaaattatgaGACAAACACTTTGCTCCTTATGATTTGCTTCCATgttgggctgggcgatatatagatataaaagatatatcaatattcttttaaatgtgatatggaataagacCAAATtgcataggctatttttatttacgattttttatttatttaaatgtgcactttatggaccttggatttttttaaaaaggtactcctgttgttatacagtatttattttcacctaaacggtttcaataaaactacttgtgacatgtcatatttggttttgactttgactgaacatttgctcctGCTAtcatcaggatatatatcgtatatggatattcagtctaaatatatcgggatatgacttatGGTCCATATCCCCCAGCCCTACTTCCACTTTATAATTGTGATGTAACTGTTAACTTGTGTGGTTTGTGCAGTGACTCTGGTTGAGAGCAGCAGCACCCCCAGCGGGCTGGAACTGGTCAGCTCCTATCAGACCAACAGAGTGGGAGACCCTATGGACCTAGTGGCCTTGGCATCACAAGTACAGAAGGTATGgaatagactttttttaataatacattcagTCTAATAATTTCTACACAACGACATCTCATGTCGTGGATATATCAGTGCTAAaagtattttgactttttttttagggaGATGATTTCATTAAAGCCAACGCTTGCAACAAACTGACCGTCATTGCAGACCAGATCAGATACTTACAGGAGCAGGCGAGAAAGGTGAGGAGCAAAACACCAGTACACACAATCAAGTGACTGGTGATACAAATATGATAGTGACGCACAGTTTGTACAGGCTGTCAACTTCACAACTTAGCCTCCTGGCTCATGCTGGCATATTTATAGGAATCTTCATTCATATGCACTGTGCGTCtctgacagtggtggaagaataattcagatcccttatttaaGTTAGAGTACTTCCCTATAAaacctaactgcagtaactacattatTGGTTGAAATTACtttatatcgtatatcgatattcagcgtaaatatatcgggatatgacttttggtccatatcgcccagccctaactccaGATATTGGTGTTTATCAACAACCTATTAGCAAAACGGACAGAAGACCTTGGTGGTATTTGAGatgacaaaacacaaaacctCCTGTGAGTCCAGTACACTTATTGGTCTTTTCTTTCTAGGTTTTACAAGATGCTAAAAGAGATGCTGACCTCCACCATGCTGCCTGTAACATTGTGAAGAAACCAGGCAACATGTATTACCTCTATGAGCGGCCGTCTGGACAGCAGTACTTCTCCATCATCTCTCCTAAGGTCTGCATTTCACTATTATATCCTGagaaacaaggttattatagttatgaacactaacgaaataacgaaaactagaatcgaacaaaacattttcgttaactgaagtaaaaataaaaatgagttttttaaaaaacgataactaactcaaaactgtattttgtggttacaaaactaactgaaattatagtgaaaatgtccttcgtctttgtcaacttttttcatacgtaaacattttggttgatatgaaatctatttcatctatctggttttatgacttaataaacttattggggctgagatggatcagagaaaggaaataaaggcaacatttattgtgacttttttgaatctcgcacccaacaaactaataaaaactaaactaaaactaaacatttccaaaaaactaaaactaacaaaaactaaactaaaactaaacattttgcaaaaaataaaaactagcaaactcactctaaaaacgaattaaaactaactgaacttgaaaacaaaaaatcacaatgaagttaaaactaaaactaatgaaaaatcaaaaactattataaccttgttgaGAGATTGGTCAGCTTGTGTCATGTTATGTCACCCTTCATGAACATGGAAGAGTTCCAACAGCACAGAACAGTTACTTAACATCCACTGGCTGACCAAACACCTGCAGGCCTGTGTGGAAATGTGCCGGCTGGATGTCTTTAGTGGTCAAAGTTCATGTGGCCTTGAAGAGGGCTGATAGTGAGCAGGCGGCCAAAACAGGCAGCTAAGGTTGGATTTGACTGGTTGCAGTTTTatctgtgcatgtttttttcaggtactgtttgttgttgttgttgttgttgttgttgttgttgtagtggtCATGCCATTTATTGGAACATCAGGGAATTTTGACAGTTAAAATCAAGACAGAACCAAACTTAATGCCAAACATAATGATTGTTTTAAAGTCTTAAGATTCTTATTTTAGAAACATAAAGAATTGTGCCGCAACTACTGATTATTTCATCGTCAAAATTTTCTGCTGATTCTTTccaatgttataatagttttggatttttcgttcattttagttttgatttcgttgtcaatttttgttttcaaattcagttagttttaatgagtttttagagtgtgtttgctagttttaatttgtttttattttttggaaaatgcttagttttagtttagtttttattagtttttgtgttagttttagttatttgtaatggggtatttgttgggtggcaGATtgaataaggtcacaataaatgttcctttatttcctttgtctgatccatctcagccccaataagtgtattaagtcataaaaccagatagatgaaatagatttcatatcaaccaaaaaggtttacgtatgaaaaaagttgacaaagacgaaaacgaaggacattttcactataattttagtcagttttagttagttttgtaaccacaaaatacagtttcagttagttatcgtttttttttttaaactctagtttttatttttatttcagttaatgaaaatgttttttcaattctagtttttgttatttcgttggTTTTCGTTAACTTTAATAACTTTGGCTGTTGTTGTAGTAGTCATGTAATTTATTGGAACATCAGGGAATTTTGACAGTTAAAATCAAGACAGAGCCAAACTTAATGGCAAacataatgatttaaaaatctCAAGATTCTTATTTTAGAAACATAAAGATATGTGCTGCAACTACTGATTATTTCATCGTCAAAATTGTCTGCTGATTCTTTCCTTGATTCGTCTTAACAATGGAAACTGATACCAATTATAAAAGGCCATGCTGGAATCACATTGCTTGTTTTTTCCTAACCAACAGTTAAAAGCACAAAGCTTTTGACtaaagacaaagaaaatccTTAAAATTCAGACACTCTAAGtagaaaatattttgtatttttgctttAGGAACTATTCAATGATAGACAATCGATAGTCAATGATGATTTCTCtatagcagggatgggcaactggaggcccgagggccacatacggcccgcaccctcacttgaagtggccctcagtacaactacatatatttgagcatgaaatcttaaaagtgcagtgtaaaaatgcacaaaatgacttcttgcaattaatgttggtctgctgttcttacactgaaaacaagaaaaaataaatcacagtaagtggttattttttatttgcatcaaaccttttgtattcctatttatactgttatacatgcatctgagcatgaaatatgttgagttactgcactgtaaacatatttaaaattgcagtttcatcatatctggttaagttcACGGtactatatgtggccctgtggtagtgaaagAGTGTGGTAGATGAAgaactgtggccccctccagcatttaagttgcccaacCCTGTTCTATAGAATATCAAGAAATAATTTCATctctagataaaaaagacaacaaacttTTAGGTAGAGGGGTTGGTAAACTGATATGTAGCTGATtttataaaaggaaaaaaatacttaGTTTGTCTTCTGATGAAGTGCTGCACATCTCACCGTAGTGTTGTTTGTGTCTTCTCCCTGAAGGAATGGGGTTCCAGTTGCCCTCATACATTTGTTGGTGCATTCAAACTTCAACACGACATGTCTTGGACGCCCATAGACCAGGTTGAGAAGAGGGACGCAGAGTTCGCCATCATGGACAAACTTCTCAGCCAGCAGGCTGCCTTACCAGCTTTCACAGAACCAAACTTCAAAAACCTCTGTGACTAAAGGACTGAATCAAGGACTGGAGTTTTTAAAGGACTAATTGTAGATGCTAAATGTCTTAATTGACTTACATTTTTGCAGACATAAATCCATTACTGGATTGTAATCACTGGTATCAAAgcatcacagtgttttattgacTTTAAAGCTGCTCTGTGGACAAACcacaattaatgtttttattctgggttCTTCAGCAAAACACGAGTTGATCTCTGGGCTCAAGAAACAGGATAAAACCATTTTCGGTGTagctttaacccttgtgtactccTCCCATCGACTATACAGCCATCCTCCTCAGGTTAGTTTAGGACatgtaggaaaaaaatattaccaacttttttttcacctttaagGCAACTAATGACCCAAAAATTGAtttataatactttttttttcattattattggtcaatttgagtcaaatatacaaaattaggcctcatttcaagaggaaaaagtaataaaaccttaatatttttttaaatagtgaaaTTATTTCTTGATTGAAATGCACaaagtaggttatgtcaacttttagtgaaacttatgttttgaaaacattgatttttagacgacagcaaaaaaaagtttaaaaaatcacaCCCATGGTCccaatttttttctacatgtcctaaaaccagtctgatgtcatggggtcctttttgacccgaGGAGGACgggtgctataaaaatttataaaacacgtaaaaatgtatgaagaaagttgaaatttatattatctaaaaacggggttcgtacgggtgcttgaaatccttgaaaatactttaatttaaatgttgtattttcaaggtttaaaaagtgcttggattttggataaagtgcttgtaaatgcttggaattcttactgtatttctcttgcaatctgactatatccatctatatagactacagataatcacatgttcaatgtaaaaaattgtaaatcccccttttagtatgtaagtactcatctaaaacatgcaatttaccacaggtgtaagatactggaaaagctagAAAATTTacattgaaagtccttgaaaaatgcttgagtttgaccactgaaaaagtgtatgaaccctgtAAAAAGGATGCAAAGGGGCACATAAgctgaaaatttcaagcaattctatgaaagttaacctatattaatcgtatgttgaaaatgatttaggGTCAAAGGACCACAGaagtacaggagggttaaaaaataGTTTGCTTGTTGGCAGTTTCCTTCACTGCCTTTGTTGGCAGATGTCCACCAACTGTAGCGGAATAACATTAAATCAACAGCAGGATGTGAATTGTGTGTATGATGATGATGCAGTTTTGTGCATGTATTATAATTTGATGTACAGTTTCTGTTGAGCCATTGATCAGTGACATCCTGTACAACTCATCaaatatttgtcttttatttatagACTGCAATAAGATggtttttgttttactgtatgtggcaaataaaatacaaaatattttacatttacatttgtttaatttcaggTGAAGACAATTAAAGTGCAATacctttattttaaatcaaCTGTCCAAAGCAATTTCATTTCAAGTATGACTGGAGTTATTAAAGCGCTGACAAATTTGATTATCTTGTTAAAAATCAGCttaataaaagacattttaaaaagcaagATGCATCACAGTTCCCCATCTTCCTGTGAGGATGTGATAGTCAGCAGATAGGAACTGATGTGACACAGAAGCTGCCAGTTATCCGTGGCGATGTTGAAGTGCACAGAGTCCTCTGAGCTGATCTTCAGCAGCACGTGAGACTGTGgcgggaggaagaggagcactTTGAACTCTTGGTTATCAGACAGGTTGGATATGAGGAAGGGGAGGAAGTGTTTCTCCACCAAGGCCACCAGGGCTGCCTCCTTCAGCTGGCAGCAGAACAGGCTGCTAGCACAGTCTGTTTGCTCCTTTTGCTCGCTTTGAGAGCTGATTTCATCCCATAAACCTTCGAATAAGCTCAGTTTGCCGTTTGGTCCCCAGGCCTCTGGGGAAGGCAGAGGCTTGAAGACCTGCTGGAAAGCTACGTGGATGTCTGGCAGGACGGAGAGCCAGGAGAGGCCGTCCTGGGTGGTGAAGATGGCGCTGAAGTGGAGGGTGGTGGGGTAGGGCTGCCTGGGCTTCAGTCTCAGCACCACCTGGGGCGATGGTCTGTCTTTGAACAGACACGGGACACTGATGTCGCTCAGTTCCTCATAGTGATTGTCTGTTAGGCTGAAGTGGAGGCGGATGCTGAAGAGCTGGTCAAAGTAGGGGTCACCAGCCTCGATATGACACAGCTGGTAGTTCAAGGTGATCTCTGCAGCGTAGCCAGGAGTGTCAAACTGGGCTCTGTATACTTCCAGTAGTGTTTTAGCCTCTTCTGGGCAGGTCTCTGTCTCCTGGTTTAGGCTGCTTTCTTTATCCGTTTGTGTTTCTTGTGGCTCAGACTGGGCCTCAATCATCCTGAATACTGTTTTCTCAGCCTGGTGAATGGTTAACACGCTTGTCAGCCCCTCGCTCTCGGCCATGATGCAGGACAGCAACCGCCTCTTGACCTGCCGCCCTCCCTCGTCCGAACCCTGCATCAAAACCCCGGCCAGCTTCTCCCTGGACAGGGTGGTCAGAAGGGTGTAGTAGAGGCGGGCGTGGTCCTGGATGTCCGTGTCTCCGTAGCGACAGGTGAGATGCTGCAGGATGTCGGCCAGAGGGAGGAGCAGCGAATCCAGGCTGGGGTGGACGAGGAGGCGGCGGCAAACCCCCAGCAGGCTGTTCCCCAGACGCCAGTCGCCGCTCACGCACAGAGACGAGGAAGATGGAGTGATGACGGCGGACAGGAAGCTCAGGGTGCTGTGCTGGGAGATTTCTCCTTCTTCCGCCACTCTAGCCAGCATCTTCAGGTGCCATCTCAGGTCTTGTAATGTGAGCTGAGTGAGGGGAGCTTCAGTGATAACTCCCTGCAGGCCCTTCAGGAAactcacagtccagttggaCTCAGTCAGCTTGTCCTGGGTCTGGTCAGCCAGATTGATGAAGTGTGGAGCCAGGTGGGTGTGGTGCAGGTAGAGCTTACACAGCTGCTCCATCAGGCTGTGGTAATAGCGCTCCACGTGGAAGAAGTAGAAAAGGAAGAGGAAGCTAGCTCTGAAGAAGGTGACAACAATCTCTCGGCTGCCTCCGTTTCCCACAATGTGCAGCAGTGAGGTGATGTGTTCGTAGAGGTAGGCCAGCCCCCtgctcccctccccctccccttcctccccctcctccaggTAGACCAGAGAGAGCAGCTTGAGTCGGGCCAGCATGGTGGCACTGTCGTTGAACACAGTGGGCACTAGAGCCAGAGCTAGTCGTGGAGTCAGCAGCACGGGGAGGCTCTCGTCAGCATCGTCGCAGCTGATTGGTCGGTTCTCAGGGAAGTGTAGGATGCAGTCCATGTAGAAGAGCTTGTCGGGGGTGGTCAGCAGAGGGTGCTGGGAGAGCACCACCAGCCGCTGCAGGATGAAAGCTTCGTCTTCGGCGCTGAACAGGCTGTCTGTGAACGCACACTTCATCAGCAGAGTGCTGTGGAGGAGGCAAACCTGGGAGGGAGTGAAGAAAAGTTACTGTGTGTCATCGATTCACATTATGTAGAAAAGTAAAAGTTACCTCAAAACTGCTTATGTGTAgactttgaaaaacattttcgttaactgaaataaaaataaaaatgtgaattttaaaaagaacgataactaactgaaactttattttgtggttacaaaactaactaaaaataactaaaattatagtgaaaatgtcgttttcgtctttgtcaacttttttcattcataaacctttttggttgatatgaaatctatttcatcggtctggttttatgacttaataaacttattggggctgagatggatcagacaaaggaaataaaggaaacatttattgtgacttttttgaatctcgcacccaacaaataccccattacaaaaaactaaacactaaaactaataaaaaactaaactaaaactaagcattttccaaaaataaaaacaaatgaaaactagcaaactcactctaaaaactcattaaaactaactgaatttgaaaacaaaaattgacaacgaaattaaaattaaaactaatgaaaaatccaaaactattataacctcggTGTGGGTACCACTTTCTAAATTCCATTCACCTCCATTTTAGTTGGTTAGAGACAGAAATCTGAACAACACCAGTGATAAGTTgggaagtcatttttttttgttgttgttttgttttaagacctaaacacaaaaatgtgtgtaaacaGCAACAAGTAAGTAAAACAAGTAACAGAAACTTAATTCCATTGGTCACTAACCTCACTGGTGCCCAGCAGTCGCAGCAGCTGAGCTCTCAGTACAGCAGGAGGGACACCAGGCACCATGGCAACCACCTCTATCAGTCTGTGGAGCAGAGCAGCCTGACACAGAGGAGTGAGGAGGTAGGACTCCTCCAGGAGAGAGGACAGCACTGAACGCAGCTCCTTACAATCAGGTCCAGTCTGAAGGGTCGGGACTGTACCCATGGGCCCCAGGATCAGAGAAGACAGTATGGCTGAGTCCTTGTTATTCATTAGACCTGAGTCCAGCTCTGCCTCCCATGCAACTGATGTATTTCCTCCCAGAAGAGCCTTGAGATGCTCGGCACCAGCTCCCGTTTCCTGGGTGAGCTGATAAACAACGTTCCTGAACACCAGAGTATGAAGTCCTGCAAAGGCCTGATGGAGCAGGGAGGTTTCCTGCTGCCGGAGCCCAGCGATGAGCTCCAGGCGCTGGTAGAGGAGGCCTGGGGAGCAGGCCTCCAGCTCCCGAAGGCACTCACAAGCCGTGGCCCGTAAAGAGCGAAGAGCACAGTCACCGTGGAGATCACTGGAGTCCTGGGCTATCTGGAGGAGCAGGTCCAAGAAGTCTTGAGATGCACGGGAGCGGCTGCTAACGCAGTCGGTGCAGACCAGCACAGAGGTGAGGGCCAGGAGGAGCTGACAGCGGAACTGGGAGGACTTTGGAGGACACTGGTGGAACACTGACATGAGCTCCAGGGCTGTCTCCTCACCCTCCACGTCTGAGGGACACAGCTCAGTCGGGTACTCACATAGTGGGGACAACAGGAGGACCTGAGGGGGTGAAACAGAAGAACCATGagaccagtaaaaccacttccacaggaaaaaggaacatcacaataatgctagtaagctcagtcctcaataaaaatatagtgatgtcatatatttagatttttcttcataaagagaacagtaagaagatccagttaaaatgtataaataatgataaataaataaatactactcAATCAATactcaatcaatatgtgctgtgtgtgagtctgagtgtgtgagtgcgtgtctatgtgcatgtgtgtgcatgtttgtgtatgtgtacatacagatctttatgtggggaagggaggggtgggttttgtcatttttattgtctgtttttattcttattttttgtaaagcactttgtgttgcatttatatatatgaaaagcactatataaataaagtttgatgtgAAATATATAGCCTAcacaaataagtaataaataatcgatgattaatgtatgattaactaaatgaaagttgatagagctggtACATatgattattcaattaaataaattataattaaattggacataaatgtatatcatgaattcatttctaaatgttcctttcctttattcttccttatatctatttttactgtaaaatagtcaacttttacagttttgtgagggacattttgtggcgtcttctcttcttcttttttttattttttattttcaacacaaaccactgcacacactaaaGCAGCTGGAgtcaaaagctgcttctcctttttttactaagagcatgatgggaaaaaattgcACGGTAGGAAAAACTGCCACTGCCCCTGttaagaagcccttggcccctgctgtgacccctgtgtcaaattaattataaaattatcaattaatAATGATAGAcgacag
Coding sequences within:
- the c3h1orf50 gene encoding uncharacterized protein C1orf50 homolog, whose translation is MERTVSLPQQPDKTTTVTLVESSSTPSGLELVSSYQTNRVGDPMDLVALASQVQKGDDFIKANACNKLTVIADQIRYLQEQARKVLQDAKRDADLHHAACNIVKKPGNMYYLYERPSGQQYFSIISPKEWGSSCPHTFVGAFKLQHDMSWTPIDQVEKRDAEFAIMDKLLSQQAALPAFTEPNFKNLCD
- the ap5b1 gene encoding AP-5 complex subunit beta-1, translated to MAVNWAERVSAFCRSPSRFLSGTTADTLLAELLRELRDDRASYSVKVLLLSPLCEYPTELCPSDVEGEETALELMSVFHQCPPKSSQFRCQLLLALTSVLVCTDCVSSRSRASQDFLDLLLQIAQDSSDLHGDCALRSLRATACECLRELEACSPGLLYQRLELIAGLRQQETSLLHQAFAGLHTLVFRNVVYQLTQETGAGAEHLKALLGGNTSVAWEAELDSGLMNNKDSAILSSLILGPMGTVPTLQTGPDCKELRSVLSSLLEESYLLTPLCQAALLHRLIEVVAMVPGVPPAVLRAQLLRLLGTSEVCLLHSTLLMKCAFTDSLFSAEDEAFILQRLVVLSQHPLLTTPDKLFYMDCILHFPENRPISCDDADESLPVLLTPRLALALVPTVFNDSATMLARLKLLSLVYLEEGEEGEGEGSRGLAYLYEHITSLLHIVGNGGSREIVVTFFRASFLFLFYFFHVERYYHSLMEQLCKLYLHHTHLAPHFINLADQTQDKLTESNWTVSFLKGLQGVITEAPLTQLTLQDLRWHLKMLARVAEEGEISQHSTLSFLSAVITPSSSSLCVSGDWRLGNSLLGVCRRLLVHPSLDSLLLPLADILQHLTCRYGDTDIQDHARLYYTLLTTLSREKLAGVLMQGSDEGGRQVKRRLLSCIMAESEGLTSVLTIHQAEKTVFRMIEAQSEPQETQTDKESSLNQETETCPEEAKTLLEVYRAQFDTPGYAAEITLNYQLCHIEAGDPYFDQLFSIRLHFSLTDNHYEELSDISVPCLFKDRPSPQVVLRLKPRQPYPTTLHFSAIFTTQDGLSWLSVLPDIHVAFQQVFKPLPSPEAWGPNGKLSLFEGLWDEISSQSEQKEQTDCASSLFCCQLKEAALVALVEKHFLPFLISNLSDNQEFKVLLFLPPQSHVLLKISSEDSVHFNIATDNWQLLCHISSYLLTITSSQEDGEL